One Actinosynnema pretiosum DNA segment encodes these proteins:
- the mshA gene encoding D-inositol-3-phosphate glycosyltransferase, whose translation MKRVAVLSVHTSPLEQPGTGDAGGMNVYVVQTATAMARRGVEVEIFTRATSSELPPVAELAPGVQVRHVVAGPFSGLEKEELPGQLCAFTAGVLRAEARHEPGHYDVVHSHYWLSGQVGWLARERWGVPLVHTAHTLAKVKNLALADSDAPEPRMRVIGEEQVVAEADRLIANTDVEADQLTGLYAADPAKVLVVPPGVDLDRFTPGDRGEARRSLGLAPDALVLAFVGRIQPLKAPDVLVRATAALLERDPGLRSRLVVLVVGGPSGSGMRTPDELVGLARSLGVADVVRFLPPQGGGSLARVYRAADAVAVPSHNESFGLVALEAQACGTPVVAAAVGGLPVAVRDGVTGLLVAGHRTADWADALSRIALAPGLRQELAGNAVGHARGFSWDRTTESLLAAYEQARDVFREEVYA comes from the coding sequence GTGAAGCGGGTCGCGGTGCTGTCGGTGCACACGTCGCCGCTGGAGCAGCCGGGGACCGGCGACGCGGGCGGCATGAACGTCTACGTGGTGCAGACCGCCACCGCGATGGCCAGGCGCGGCGTCGAGGTGGAGATCTTCACCAGGGCCACCTCGTCCGAGCTGCCCCCGGTCGCGGAGCTGGCGCCGGGCGTGCAGGTGCGGCACGTGGTCGCCGGGCCCTTCTCCGGGCTGGAGAAGGAGGAGCTGCCCGGCCAGCTGTGCGCGTTCACCGCGGGCGTGCTGCGCGCCGAGGCCCGCCACGAGCCGGGCCACTACGACGTCGTCCACTCGCACTACTGGCTGTCCGGTCAGGTCGGCTGGCTGGCGCGGGAGCGCTGGGGCGTGCCGCTGGTGCACACCGCGCACACCCTGGCCAAGGTGAAGAACCTGGCGCTGGCCGACTCCGACGCGCCCGAGCCGAGGATGCGGGTCATCGGCGAGGAGCAGGTGGTCGCCGAGGCCGACCGGCTGATCGCCAACACCGACGTGGAGGCCGACCAGCTCACCGGGCTGTACGCGGCCGACCCGGCCAAGGTGCTGGTCGTGCCGCCCGGCGTCGACCTCGACCGGTTCACCCCCGGCGACCGCGGCGAGGCCAGGCGCTCGCTGGGCCTGGCGCCCGACGCGCTGGTGCTCGCGTTCGTCGGGCGCATCCAGCCGCTGAAGGCGCCGGACGTGCTCGTGCGCGCCACCGCCGCCCTGCTGGAGCGCGACCCCGGACTGCGGTCCCGGCTGGTGGTGCTGGTCGTCGGCGGGCCGTCCGGGTCCGGGATGCGCACCCCCGACGAGCTGGTCGGGCTGGCGCGCTCGCTCGGCGTGGCCGACGTGGTGCGGTTCCTGCCGCCGCAGGGCGGTGGCTCGCTCGCGCGGGTGTACCGGGCGGCCGACGCGGTCGCCGTGCCCAGCCACAACGAGTCGTTCGGGCTGGTGGCGCTGGAGGCGCAGGCGTGCGGGACGCCCGTGGTGGCCGCCGCCGTCGGCGGGCTGCCGGTGGCCGTGCGCGACGGGGTGACCGGGCTGCTGGTGGCCGGGCACCGGACCGCGGACTGGGCGGACGCGCTGTCCCGGATCGCCCTCGCGCCGGGGCTGCGGCAGGAGCTGGCGGGCAACGCGGTCGGCCATGCGCGAGGGTTCTCCTGGGACCGCACGACCGAATCGCTGCTCGCGGCGTACGAGCAGGCTCGTGACGTGTTCCGGGAGGAGGTCTACGCGTGA
- a CDS encoding chymotrypsin family serine protease: MDHPDYGRAAVRPLKRLVEDDFLRRPGVVGVDIGEKVVGGEPTGRLAIVVYVREKGAAGRHTIPPDVLGVPTDVVQDSFAPHHTLASPQGGSGAERHGRVLGGIGVGPSRSVRFVPPDVPRADDYLVAGTLGALVRARGTHRPMALTAFHVACVDDAWEVGDPMVHPSRVDGGHPVRDRIATLARAALSSRVDAAALLLHARHTSPEVVGLGPVLGAADARVGAPVRKRGRTTGITAGVVASTDAVIRLDYGAGIGVRTLHDQIRVETPGFGDHGDSGAVLLDEENHVVGLYCAGSPHRSFANPVGPVLDQLDVYLLTPGGLGSRTLGRGA; the protein is encoded by the coding sequence ATGGACCATCCGGACTACGGGAGGGCGGCGGTCAGGCCGCTCAAGAGGCTGGTCGAGGACGACTTCCTGCGCAGGCCCGGTGTGGTCGGTGTGGACATCGGGGAGAAGGTCGTCGGCGGCGAGCCGACTGGGCGGCTGGCGATCGTCGTCTACGTCCGCGAGAAGGGCGCCGCGGGACGCCACACCATCCCGCCGGACGTGCTCGGCGTCCCCACGGACGTCGTGCAGGACTCGTTCGCGCCGCACCACACCCTGGCCTCGCCGCAGGGCGGGAGCGGGGCCGAGCGGCACGGCCGCGTGCTCGGGGGCATCGGCGTCGGACCCAGCCGCTCGGTGCGCTTCGTGCCGCCCGACGTGCCCAGGGCCGACGACTACCTCGTCGCGGGCACCCTCGGCGCGCTCGTGCGGGCCAGGGGGACGCACCGGCCCATGGCGCTGACCGCGTTCCACGTGGCCTGCGTGGACGACGCGTGGGAGGTCGGCGACCCGATGGTGCACCCGTCCAGGGTGGACGGGGGCCACCCGGTGCGCGACCGGATCGCCACGCTCGCGCGCGCCGCCCTGTCCAGCCGGGTCGACGCGGCGGCGCTGCTGCTGCACGCCAGGCACACCTCGCCCGAGGTGGTCGGCCTCGGCCCGGTGCTCGGCGCGGCGGACGCCCGCGTGGGCGCGCCGGTGCGCAAGCGCGGGCGCACCACCGGGATCACCGCGGGCGTGGTCGCGTCCACCGACGCGGTCATCCGGCTCGACTACGGCGCGGGCATCGGCGTGCGGACCCTGCACGACCAGATCCGGGTGGAGACGCCGGGGTTCGGCGACCACGGCGACTCCGGCGCGGTGCTGCTCGACGAGGAGAACCACGTGGTCGGGCTCTACTGCGCGGGCAGCCCGCACCGGTCGTTCGCCAACCCGGTCGGGCCGGTGCTGGACCAGCTCGACGTCTACCTGCTCACGCCCGGTGGGCTCGGCTCGCGGACGCTTGGGCGCGGGGCTTGA
- a CDS encoding L,D-transpeptidase — protein MRKKLAALLVGGALLVGCSSNVEQGSPSPVGGDAPPVAKLTANPADGAKDVPVNSPVKVEVQDGAIDQVAVTNPEGQSVQGALAEDRKSWASTEPLGFGKQYSYSGKATGSDGKPVELTGSFTTLAPASQVRATLFPGDDQVMGVAVPIKVEFDADVQDKATVEKALTVTNSANVQGSWAWLNAREVHYRPENYWPANTKIRVEAKLYGVAYGGGAYGRADVTSDFTIGRNQVVKIDTPSHQLVVQRDGQTVKSYPASFGKDDEPDLNTPNGTFVVMQKDPQFSFDNPRYGYTNVLKKWAVRFSNHGEFIHENNDNLANIGKNNTSHGCANLSEADAKDYYDSALVGDPVEVTGASHTLPPQFDWYDWQIPWSQWQTMSAL, from the coding sequence GTGCGAAAGAAGTTGGCCGCGCTGCTCGTGGGCGGCGCGCTGCTGGTCGGGTGCTCGTCGAACGTGGAGCAGGGGAGCCCCTCTCCGGTCGGCGGGGACGCCCCGCCGGTCGCGAAGCTCACCGCGAACCCCGCCGACGGGGCGAAGGACGTGCCGGTGAACTCGCCGGTCAAGGTCGAGGTGCAGGACGGGGCGATCGACCAGGTCGCCGTCACCAACCCGGAGGGCCAGTCCGTCCAGGGCGCGCTCGCCGAGGACAGGAAGAGCTGGGCGAGCACCGAGCCGCTGGGCTTCGGCAAGCAGTACAGCTACTCCGGCAAGGCCACCGGGTCGGACGGCAAGCCGGTCGAGCTGACCGGCTCGTTCACCACGCTCGCGCCCGCCAGCCAGGTCCGCGCCACGCTGTTCCCCGGCGACGACCAGGTCATGGGCGTCGCGGTGCCGATCAAGGTCGAGTTCGACGCGGACGTGCAGGACAAGGCGACCGTCGAGAAGGCGCTGACCGTCACCAACAGCGCGAACGTGCAGGGCTCCTGGGCGTGGCTCAACGCCCGCGAGGTGCACTACCGGCCGGAGAACTACTGGCCCGCGAACACGAAGATCCGCGTCGAGGCGAAGCTGTACGGCGTGGCCTACGGCGGCGGCGCGTACGGCCGGGCCGACGTGACCAGCGACTTCACCATCGGCCGCAACCAGGTCGTGAAGATCGACACCCCGTCGCACCAGCTCGTGGTGCAGCGCGACGGGCAGACCGTGAAGAGCTACCCGGCCTCCTTCGGCAAGGACGACGAGCCGGACCTGAACACGCCGAACGGCACGTTCGTGGTCATGCAGAAGGACCCGCAGTTCAGCTTCGACAACCCGCGCTACGGCTACACCAACGTGCTCAAGAAGTGGGCCGTGCGGTTCTCGAACCACGGCGAGTTCATCCACGAGAACAACGACAACCTCGCCAACATCGGCAAGAACAACACCTCGCACGGCTGCGCGAACCTGTCCGAGGCCGACGCGAAGGACTACTACGACTCGGCGCTGGTCGGCGACCCGGTGGAGGTCACCGGCGCCAGCCACACGCTGCCGCCGCAGTTCGACTGGTACGACTGGCAGATCCCGTGGTCGCAGTGGCAGACCATGTCGGCGCTGTGA
- a CDS encoding type III secretion system chaperone family protein encodes MSPTDAELDAVIRSTLDDRGLAYESPEPGRFFVELPGTKKLRTNCWLVVGRHAVLVEAFVCRRPDEAFEEVYRFLLRRNARLYGVHYTVDGEGDVYLVGRVGRHAVTPDELDRVLGQVLEAADGDFNPLLELGFASAIRREWAWRVSRGEPLANLSAFRHLVSDS; translated from the coding sequence GTGAGCCCGACCGATGCCGAGCTGGACGCCGTCATCAGGTCCACCCTGGACGACCGGGGGCTGGCCTACGAGAGCCCCGAGCCGGGGCGGTTCTTCGTGGAGCTGCCGGGGACGAAGAAGCTGCGCACCAACTGCTGGCTGGTGGTGGGGCGGCACGCCGTGCTGGTCGAGGCGTTCGTGTGCCGCAGGCCGGACGAGGCGTTCGAGGAGGTGTACCGGTTCCTGCTGCGGCGCAACGCCCGGCTGTACGGGGTGCACTACACGGTCGACGGCGAGGGCGACGTCTACCTGGTCGGGCGGGTCGGGCGGCACGCGGTGACGCCGGACGAGCTGGACCGGGTGCTCGGGCAGGTGCTGGAGGCCGCGGACGGCGACTTCAACCCGCTGCTGGAGCTGGGGTTCGCCTCGGCGATCCGGCGGGAGTGGGCGTGGCGGGTCTCGCGGGGCGAGCCGCTGGCGAACCTGAGCGCGTTCCGGCACCTCGTGTCCGACTCGTGA
- a CDS encoding UDP-N-acetylmuramate dehydrogenase, whose protein sequence is MSRRLPFTPVTTPLSSSAQERGRVPLAECTTLRLGGPPARFLRATTAAELVDAVRAADATGDPVLLLGGGSNLVVADEGFPGTAIQVGTTGRRVDPLGDGLVQFTVEAGEDWDSVVADAVSQGLGGLECLSGIPGQVGATPVQNVGAYGVEVSQVLTSVDLLDRATGRVNQVPAEALGLAYRTSVLKGTDRAVVLRARFALTSGGQSAPIRYGELARVLGVEQGDRVPADAARKAVLELRRGKGMVLDAADHDTWSAGSFFTNPLLDETTLGGVLIRIAERLGDDVAVPTYPATSGHRKLSAAWLIERAGFAKGHRGPGGRVALSSKHTLALTNRGGAATEDLLDLAREVRDGVRGAFGVELHPEPVMVGCSL, encoded by the coding sequence ATGTCGCGGAGGCTACCGTTTACCCCTGTGACCACCCCGCTGTCGTCCAGTGCCCAGGAGCGCGGTCGCGTGCCGCTCGCCGAGTGCACCACACTGCGGCTCGGTGGCCCGCCCGCGCGCTTCCTGCGCGCCACCACCGCCGCCGAGCTCGTCGACGCCGTCCGCGCCGCGGACGCTACCGGCGACCCCGTGCTCCTGCTCGGCGGGGGATCGAACCTGGTCGTCGCGGACGAGGGTTTTCCCGGCACCGCGATCCAGGTGGGCACCACCGGCCGCCGCGTCGACCCGCTCGGCGACGGGCTCGTCCAGTTCACCGTGGAGGCGGGCGAGGACTGGGACTCGGTCGTCGCCGACGCCGTCTCGCAGGGCCTGGGCGGGCTGGAGTGCCTGTCCGGCATCCCCGGCCAGGTCGGCGCGACCCCGGTGCAGAACGTCGGCGCGTACGGCGTCGAGGTGTCGCAGGTGCTGACCTCGGTCGACCTGCTGGACCGGGCCACCGGCCGGGTCAACCAGGTGCCCGCCGAGGCGCTGGGCCTGGCCTACCGGACCTCGGTCCTCAAGGGAACCGACCGCGCCGTCGTGCTGCGGGCCCGCTTCGCGCTCACCTCCGGCGGCCAGTCCGCGCCGATCCGCTACGGCGAGCTGGCCCGCGTCCTCGGCGTCGAGCAGGGCGACCGGGTGCCCGCCGACGCCGCCCGCAAGGCCGTGCTGGAGCTGCGCAGGGGCAAGGGCATGGTGCTCGACGCCGCCGACCACGACACGTGGAGCGCAGGCTCGTTCTTCACCAACCCGCTGCTCGACGAGACCACCCTCGGCGGGGTGCTGATCCGCATCGCCGAGCGCCTCGGCGACGACGTGGCCGTGCCGACCTACCCGGCGACCTCCGGCCACCGCAAGCTGTCCGCCGCCTGGCTGATCGAGCGCGCGGGCTTCGCCAAGGGCCACCGGGGTCCCGGCGGGCGGGTCGCGCTGTCCAGCAAGCACACCCTCGCCCTGACCAACCGGGGCGGCGCGGCCACCGAGGACCTGCTCGACCTCGCCAGGGAGGTCCGGGACGGGGTGCGCGGCGCGTTCGGCGTGGAGCTGCACCCGGAACCGGTCATGGTGGGCTGTTCGCTCTGA
- a CDS encoding SDR family NAD(P)-dependent oxidoreductase, translated as MNRPTAVVTGASAGIGEATARRLAAEGFHVVLGARRLELVQSIAAEVDGTAIELDVTDAASVAALAEAVPEVRVLVNNAGGARGLSSVAEADEEQWRWMWETNVLGTLRVTKALLPKLIASGDGHVVTVTSIAALEAYDNGSGYTSAKHAQSAVHRTLRGELLGEPVRITEVLPGMVETDFSVNRFDGDAERAAAVYRGLTPLTADDVADTIAFAVTRPSHVNLDTIVLKPRAQASASRAHRA; from the coding sequence GTGAACCGTCCTACCGCAGTAGTCACCGGGGCCAGCGCGGGAATCGGCGAGGCCACCGCCCGCAGGCTGGCCGCCGAGGGCTTCCACGTCGTGCTCGGCGCCCGGCGACTGGAACTGGTCCAGAGTATCGCGGCCGAGGTGGACGGCACGGCGATCGAGCTGGACGTGACGGACGCCGCGTCCGTCGCGGCCCTGGCCGAGGCCGTGCCCGAGGTCCGCGTGCTGGTCAACAACGCGGGCGGCGCCCGCGGGCTGAGCAGCGTCGCCGAGGCCGACGAGGAGCAGTGGCGCTGGATGTGGGAGACCAACGTGCTCGGCACGCTCCGGGTCACCAAGGCGCTGCTGCCCAAGCTGATCGCCTCCGGCGACGGGCACGTCGTCACGGTGACCTCGATCGCCGCGCTGGAGGCCTACGACAACGGCTCCGGCTACACCTCGGCCAAGCACGCGCAGTCCGCGGTGCACCGCACGCTGCGCGGCGAACTGCTCGGCGAGCCGGTCCGGATCACCGAGGTCCTGCCGGGCATGGTCGAGACGGACTTCTCCGTCAACCGGTTCGACGGGGACGCCGAGCGCGCCGCCGCCGTCTACCGGGGCCTGACCCCGCTCACCGCCGACGACGTCGCCGACACCATCGCGTTCGCGGTGACCAGGCCCTCGCACGTCAACCTGGACACCATCGTGCTCAAGCCCCGCGCCCAAGCGTCCGCGAGCCGAGCCCACCGGGCGTGA
- a CDS encoding DUF4349 domain-containing protein, which produces MRRVVVVGVVALGLLAGCSGGGTPAMAPARVAPDEGGAQGIAPQRDPARQDPAQQDPARQDSARQDSARQDSAGSGQQAPEQPGEVLSGRDLVRTADVDLVSGDVDGVVARVKAAAGERGGFVASESSTGQRGTAVVRVPGERFEDFLGALGGLDGASVERREVRTEDVTEQVVDVQARLTAQRASVERIRALLDRAGSTAEIAQIEGELTRRQAELESLQGRLESLKGRVALSTVTVVVRTEPGKAAPDDGPPGFLDALRGGWDALVVALAFVLAALGAALPFLVVLAIPVTALVALRRRRERGLRAVARGSGQVAGGGRVDPEAGSGASAGDLPEDREGQAAEQAQVPPKE; this is translated from the coding sequence GTGAGACGTGTCGTGGTGGTGGGCGTGGTGGCGCTGGGGCTGCTGGCCGGGTGCTCCGGGGGCGGGACGCCCGCGATGGCGCCCGCGAGGGTGGCTCCGGACGAGGGCGGCGCGCAGGGGATCGCGCCCCAGCGGGACCCGGCCCGTCAGGACCCCGCCCAGCAGGACCCGGCCCGGCAGGACTCGGCCCGGCAGGACTCGGCCCGGCAGGACTCGGCAGGGAGCGGGCAGCAGGCCCCCGAGCAGCCGGGCGAGGTGCTGTCCGGGCGGGACCTGGTGCGCACGGCCGACGTGGACCTGGTGTCCGGCGACGTCGACGGCGTGGTGGCGCGGGTCAAGGCCGCCGCCGGGGAGCGGGGCGGGTTCGTCGCCAGCGAGAGCTCCACCGGCCAGCGGGGCACGGCGGTGGTCCGGGTGCCGGGGGAGCGGTTCGAGGACTTCCTGGGGGCGCTGGGCGGGCTGGACGGGGCCTCGGTGGAGCGGCGCGAGGTGCGGACCGAGGACGTCACCGAGCAGGTCGTGGACGTGCAGGCGCGGCTGACCGCGCAGCGGGCGTCCGTGGAGCGGATCAGGGCGCTGCTGGACCGGGCGGGCAGCACCGCCGAGATCGCGCAGATCGAGGGCGAGCTGACCCGGCGGCAGGCCGAGCTGGAGTCGCTGCAGGGGCGGCTGGAGTCGCTCAAGGGGCGCGTCGCGCTGTCCACGGTGACCGTGGTGGTGCGGACCGAGCCGGGCAAGGCCGCGCCCGACGACGGTCCTCCGGGGTTCCTGGACGCGCTGCGCGGCGGCTGGGACGCGCTGGTCGTGGCGCTGGCGTTCGTGCTGGCCGCGCTGGGGGCCGCCCTGCCGTTCCTGGTCGTGCTGGCGATCCCGGTGACCGCCCTGGTGGCGTTGCGGCGGCGGCGGGAGCGGGGGCTGCGGGCGGTGGCGCGCGGGTCCGGTCAGGTGGCAGGCGGTGGCCGGGTCGATCCCGAAGCGGGTTCCGGGGCGTCCGCAGGTGATCTTCCCGAAGATCGGGAAGGGCAGGCCGCCGAACAGGCCCAGGTGCCACCGAAGGAGTGA